A region from the Ptychodera flava strain L36383 chromosome 10, AS_Pfla_20210202, whole genome shotgun sequence genome encodes:
- the LOC139142698 gene encoding polymeric immunoglobulin receptor-like, whose product MLWKYSLFDMFFRACVCSATLLLLLMRLPVVHSLTIDVEPSELFVSRHNKATFTCSVDVELLPTQPLMWMKGEQIISVGEFVQGNTGTSLFIATLDPEKRQYNITFSNVQPEDQGTYRCGVEFNNTRTAWSSGSNLIVLLFIVEQPNDIGVYEGNSVVLPCAANITSADHTLIWSKEDLVFIRDGVVMDVGNLPARGAFLGQPSDGENSIIISNVTAWDTGTYRCGVETGDGDTEWSRTVWLTVLESVEREPVDASVPEHQSYELRCEVTQFQPRQSLVWQKDGRTISWNEHIHESYDSYRAVIVSDSAQNNNYDIIFTYVLLKDSGLYKCGVEFPNHVYFWFSAIQLSITRLPQSTESSRATSERTVSPVLSWPTATTPANDRKNSNGTSMTTHSPYTTVIPGDYDPQSEVKVIKLWVILVATVVGILAILAVVVIVIIMMMRANQQRQQKKIDEYSPQESSLDRLHSRLKRAGYENRFYVVEAEKNGQTCSEDDIDAQSRHSGDGEENPSEQVTEIRKNVQTEKGMSSNTTTVTAVDETTEAQSTQDSDESDKFRTVDNIPVDVIAANGINPQNDSNSFQENTAFEDETAFVVP is encoded by the coding sequence ATGTTGTGGAAATACTCATTGTTCGATATGTTTTTTCGAGCCTGTGTATGCTCAGCAACATTACTGCTTTTGTTGATGCGACTCCCGGTGGTGCACTCCCTTACCATTGACGTCGAGCCCAGCGAGTTGTTCGTCAGTCGGCATAATAAGGCGACATTCACATGTTCGGTGGATGTCGAACTGCTGCCAACTCAGCCCCTGATGTGGATGAAAGGTGAGCAAATAATCTCTGTTGGCGAGTTTGTACAGGGAAATACGGGCACATCTCTGTTCATCGCCACATTAGATCCTGAAAAACGACAATATAACATCACGTTCAGCAACGTTCAACCTGAAGACCAGGGCACATACAGGTGTGGCGTGGAATTTAATAATACAAGAACAGCTTGGTCATCTGGAAGCAATCTGATCGTGTTGTTGTTTATCGTTGAACAACCAAATGACATCGGTGTTTATGAAGGGAACTCAGTAGTTCTGCCGTGTGCAGCCAATATAACGTCTGCCGATCACACCTTAATTTGGTCAAAGGAGGATTTGGTATTTATTCGCGACGGCGTTGTCATGGATGTAGGCAACCTCCCAGCCCGCGGCGCTTTCTTGGGTCAACCTTCGGATGGCGAAAACAGCATCATCATTTCGAATGTCACCGCCTGGGATACGGGAACCTACAGGTGCGGCGTGGAAACCGGCGACGGCGACACCGAGTGGTCGCGTACCGTTTGGCTGACTGTTTTGGAAAGTGTCGAACGTGAACCCGTGGACGCGTCTGTTCCTGAACATCAGAGTTACGAGTTACGATGTGAAGTGACTCAGTTCCAACCGCGACAGAGTCTGGTATGGCAGAAAGATGGCCGAACCATTTCTTGGAATGAACACATACACGAATCTTATGATAGCTACCGTGCTGTAATTGTTTCAGATAGCGCCCAAAATAATaactatgatataatatttacGTATGTCTTATTAAAAGACAGTGGACTTTATAAATGCGGAGTTGAGTTCCCGAACCACGTATATTTTTGGTTTTCGGCGATACAGTTATCTATCACCCGGCTCCCACAAAGTACTGAGTCTAGTCGAGCTACGAGCGAAAGGACGGTATCACCCGTATTATCGTGGCCGACTGCAACTACGCCGGCGAACGACCGAAAAAACTCGAATGGGACTTCCATGACAACGCACTCTCCGTACACGACGGTCATCCCGGGCGACTATGACCCACAGTCAGAGGTCAAAGTAATCAAATTGTGGGTAATCTTAGTTGCTACAGTGGTCGGTATCTTGGCTATTTTGGCTGTTGTTGTCATCGTCATTATCATGATGATGAGAGCGAATCAACAGAGGCAACAGAAAAAGATCGACGAGTATTCGCCACAGGAGTCATCTCTGGATCGGCTGCACTCGCGACTCAAGAGGGCGGGCTACGAAAACCGTTTCTATGTCGTCGAGGCCGAGAAAAATGGTCAGACGTGCTCCGAGGACGACATCGACGCGCAAAGTCGACATAGCGGGGACGGAGAGGAAAACCCGTCAGAACAAGTCACCGAGATAAGAAAGAATGTGCAAACAGAAAAAGGGATGTCCTCGAACACCACAACTGTCACTGCGGTTGATGAAACAACAGAAGCACAGAGCACACAGGACTCGGATGAGAGCGACAAATTTCGGACGGTTGACAACATCCCAGTCGATGTAATTGCAGCGAACGGTATCAACCCACAGAACGACTCTAATTCTTTTCAGGAGAACACAGCGTTTGAAGACGAGACCGCCTTTGTCGTGCCATAA